CAACCCCTGACCCTTGGATAAGTCCAATCAGTAAGGAAACAAAGGCCATGAAAGGAATCACGGTATGTAACATGGTTTCAATGGCTTCCCGGGCGGATTGGTTGAAGACGGCAACAATTTTACCAGCGCCCATACCGATTTTAGCGATAAAGCTAGGATTTTCAGTTTGTTCGGTAATCTTCTTAGAGGTGTCGTAGCCAGCCTTTTCTCCACTATCTTCCGCTTGGTCAGCTGCTTGGCTAGCCGCTACTTCACTAACTGGTTCTTGGCTGCCATCAGCTAGGCCAATTTGGTTGACACCAACGTTTGAGACATAGATCTCTTCAGTGATGTATTGGGCGAGAGGGCCTGACTTCCCAGTAGCGATAATATTAACGGTAGGAATCCCCTTCTTCGGATAGATCCCACAGCGGAGGGTTCCCCCACAGTCAATAATAGCTAGGGCAATTTCTTCATCAGGAATCGAGGTTTTAAAACCGTTAACCGCTTCCATCCCGGAAAGTTCTTCAATACGGTCCACAATGGCTGGACGTTCGCCGCCACCAACCACATAAATGAATTTGTGTTTTTCTTCGGTTGGGGTGATGACTAGGGGGCCACCGAAGCCACCTGATCCTTTAACAATTTTTATGCTTTTGTATTCACTCATGATAATTCTCCTTAATTAATGTCTCCGTCAACGGTTTTTGATAGGGTAATCCCTTGTTGTTTACATACACGCGCGGTGATAAAGTCGGTGACCCAACCACCAACAAAGTTCATCACTAACCCTACTAAGAGGTAGCGAATCGCTAGTTCCATTTGGTTAAGGCCTAAAGCTTCAATCCCTTGGGCAATCCCTAACCAAACGAATAATTCACCTGGGTTAATATGAGGAAAGACCCCGTTGGAGGTGTGGCAAAATTGCATTTGTGCAGCAATGTAACCTGGTTTATAGAATTCAGGAAGGAAACGTCCCATAGTCATTGACATGGGGTTACCTAACATAAAGGCAGACACAAAGGGTAAGATCATGTAACGGGTAAAGACATTCTTAGAAGCCACCCGGGCTAAGCTGGTCACGCGTTCTTCCCCTAAGAGGTTAATCACAGCGTTCATGGCAACCATTAACATTAATACCAGGGGAACAATGGACCCCATCCAGGCGATGAAGTTATCGGCACCGGTTTGGAAGAGGTTCATAAACCCTTCCGCAAATTTAACAATATATTCCATTTTTTATCCACGTCCTTTAACTTTATTTGACAGTGTGTATTTCATCTGAGTGGCAAAATTGCCTAATTGTTTGAAGGTGGATTGCGGTTTTTCTTCCTTGTAGTCACCGATTTCCACCCGAATGTAGACTTCACGGGCGTCTTCCATGGCAATTTGAGTTAATTTATTTTCTTTCTGTACCAAGGGATGCTTGCGATCGATCAGATAGAGGTCTTGACCAATATATTGGGGGAGGCGCTTGAATTTTGCTAATACCGTTACCCCTTGCATCTTATATGCATCGAGGATTTTGGCTTGGTCATTGACTGCAAACATCACGATAGTGCCCTGGCGAATCTTGCCAGACCGTCTCCCAATGGCGACTTTGCCTTGTTTACGCAGGTCTTGGTAAACTTGGTTAAAGTGTTTGATTTGCAGGAAACCAAGAAAAGCCTGGCCTAAGTAGGCAAGTAAGGCCATCCCGCCAAATACGATCATAAAGCTCACAATCCGTCATCTCCTTGTAAAATATCTTGAATGTCTTCCAGCGAATGCGTGGTCTTTAACAGGGCTTTTAAGGCCTGGTTATTAGCCACCGCAAAAATAGCTTCATATATATTAATCAGTAACTCATCCATGACTTGGTTGGTCTGACTGGGAATCCCTAAGAGAAAGACCAGGTCAATGGGGCGGCCCTTTTCTTGGATATCAGCTTCCACTTGGCCAATCAATAGAATAATTTGACCGAAATCATCAACCACTGTATGCGGCATGGCGATGCCCTGGTCAAAGACCGTATCACTAATGGCTTCCCGGTCAAAAATAGCTTGTTGGAAATCCGAGGAAATCCCAGTCTCTTCAATCACCTGGTCAGTCATCACTCGGAGCAAGTCTTCATAAGACTCACCTTGGTCCAAAGTGATACAGTCCAAATAAACCAACTGAGAAAAGAGTGGATTTCGGCGTTGGACACTATACCACTGGGAGCGAATATAGGACTCATCGAATAAGTTATCTAACTGGATGATGGGCCGTTTGATCTTGGCCTTGTCTAGAGGAATCGTCGTGAAGATAGCAAAGTATTGACTAGGATCTTCTTGGCTAAACTCCCCTTCTGAGAAAGTGGATAGCTCTAAACTGGTCCCTAAGATGCGTTGAATCTGCATCTTGATCAAACGAGCTGTGCCCTTACCGGTGTGACAAACAATGGCTATTTTTTGACTTTTCAAACTCACTTGCCGGCTGATGACCAATTCGAAGTAAAGACTCAGGTAAGACAGCTCAATGCCTGGTACCTCACGGTCTAAGACTTCTTCCAAGACCTGGCCAGTAATCTCTGCCAGGGTGAAGGATAGCGGGTATTGTTGCTGGACTTCATGGAAGAAGAGATCATCACTATTGACCCGGAATAACAAGCGATGAATAAGAAATATTAAATGATTGCGCATAGCTTGGTATAACTTTTCCTGGTCAAATTCAATAGCTAAGTCACGTTGAATCGCTTGGAGCACTTTTTGGTAAACCTGGTCAACAAAGGCTGAGTTAAAGCTATCCGGCACAATGTCTTCCTTATTGTAAATATTAAAAGGATAGGCCAAGTACTGGTATTCATAATGACTTAGGGTGAGGTTGAAATAATCTTCAATTTCAGCAATAAAGACTTCGTAGTCTTCTTGTCCTTGTAAGAAATTCTGGTAATGAGGCATCTCACTCATCAAACCGTGCCCTTGACGGACACGGAGTAGAGTGACATAAACAACTTTTAAGAGTAAATCCTTGGTAAAATTGGTCATATTAAAATTAGGGGCCAAATTCAACAAATGCGTCTTATCTTTTATAATAAATTGGTCTTCCTTGAAGTAAGAAAGCACAATATTAACGTAGGCCGTTCGGATATCGAGCTCATCGCCCTCCAGGGTCAAGCCCTTATTGGGCGTCCCCACAATGGTGAGATTGTAGTCAGACAGGATTTGGCGGAGGTGGTTGATATCATTATTCACCGTCCCACGACTAACCATGGTCACTTCAGCCAGGTCATCAATAATGACTGGCTCTTGGTCTTCAATCAGCTCTTTAAGGATATAGGCTTGCCGCTTATTCGAAGAATTAAAGTCGGTCTCTTGGCGAAATTTCCCTGCCAGAATTTTCTTGAAAGCAGCAAAATCTTCAATAGTCAAATGATAGACCTTATCTTCTAATGTGATTGTGGCAATCCCTTCCAGCTCCTGGTTAAGAAGTTGGATGTTCTTTTTTAAGGTTTGGCGACTTGTCTTCAGCCCCGCTTCAAACTCCGCTTGGGAAATTTTGGGGTGCATATATAAATTATTTAAAATTTCATACCAACGATCAACAAGTGCCATAACACCACTCCTTAACTAGCCTCTTGTTTTGCCTCCAGCGACATTGA
This genomic stretch from Aerococcus mictus harbors:
- the srlE gene encoding PTS glucitol/sorbitol transporter subunit IIB, which codes for MSEYKSIKIVKGSGGFGGPLVITPTEEKHKFIYVVGGGERPAIVDRIEELSGMEAVNGFKTSIPDEEIALAIIDCGGTLRCGIYPKKGIPTVNIIATGKSGPLAQYITEEIYVSNVGVNQIGLADGSQEPVSEVAASQAADQAEDSGEKAGYDTSKKITEQTENPSFIAKIGMGAGKIVAVFNQSAREAIETMLHTVIPFMAFVSLLIGLIQGSGVGDWIARALTPLAGNGIGLVVIGFVCSLPFLSPLLGPGAVISQIVGTLIGVEIGKGNIPPQLALPALFAINTQNGCDFIPVGLGLAEASSETVEVGVPAILYSRFLNGVPRVLVAWLASIGLYS
- a CDS encoding BglG family transcription antiterminator; translation: MALVDRWYEILNNLYMHPKISQAEFEAGLKTSRQTLKKNIQLLNQELEGIATITLEDKVYHLTIEDFAAFKKILAGKFRQETDFNSSNKRQAYILKELIEDQEPVIIDDLAEVTMVSRGTVNNDINHLRQILSDYNLTIVGTPNKGLTLEGDELDIRTAYVNIVLSYFKEDQFIIKDKTHLLNLAPNFNMTNFTKDLLLKVVYVTLLRVRQGHGLMSEMPHYQNFLQGQEDYEVFIAEIEDYFNLTLSHYEYQYLAYPFNIYNKEDIVPDSFNSAFVDQVYQKVLQAIQRDLAIEFDQEKLYQAMRNHLIFLIHRLLFRVNSDDLFFHEVQQQYPLSFTLAEITGQVLEEVLDREVPGIELSYLSLYFELVISRQVSLKSQKIAIVCHTGKGTARLIKMQIQRILGTSLELSTFSEGEFSQEDPSQYFAIFTTIPLDKAKIKRPIIQLDNLFDESYIRSQWYSVQRRNPLFSQLVYLDCITLDQGESYEDLLRVMTDQVIEETGISSDFQQAIFDREAISDTVFDQGIAMPHTVVDDFGQIILLIGQVEADIQEKGRPIDLVFLLGIPSQTNQVMDELLINIYEAIFAVANNQALKALLKTTHSLEDIQDILQGDDGL
- the srlA gene encoding PTS glucitol/sorbitol transporter subunit IIC, which produces MEYIVKFAEGFMNLFQTGADNFIAWMGSIVPLVLMLMVAMNAVINLLGEERVTSLARVASKNVFTRYMILPFVSAFMLGNPMSMTMGRFLPEFYKPGYIAAQMQFCHTSNGVFPHINPGELFVWLGIAQGIEALGLNQMELAIRYLLVGLVMNFVGGWVTDFITARVCKQQGITLSKTVDGDIN
- a CDS encoding transcriptional regulator GutM, encoding MSFMIVFGGMALLAYLGQAFLGFLQIKHFNQVYQDLRKQGKVAIGRRSGKIRQGTIVMFAVNDQAKILDAYKMQGVTVLAKFKRLPQYIGQDLYLIDRKHPLVQKENKLTQIAMEDAREVYIRVEIGDYKEEKPQSTFKQLGNFATQMKYTLSNKVKGRG